One genomic segment of Brevibacillus laterosporus LMG 15441 includes these proteins:
- a CDS encoding ABC transporter permease: protein MSVAMMGALEQGLLFAVMALGVYLTFRILNFPDLTVDGSFALGGAMAATLISEGTNPVLATLVATGGGALAGAFTGVLTTKGKINGLLAGILTMIALYSINLRIMGKSNVPLLRETTLYSIAKDMSIPDFTVNGITLFSGVAFLFLGGVFLLKGILDYFLHSDIGLDLRATGDNPTMIRSYGVGTDGTLIMGLALSNALVALSGALIAQFQGFGDVNMGIGMIIIGLASVIIGEVIVGDKSIMRATFAVIMGSLLYRFVIAYALKVGLSPGDMKLITALLVIVALTLPNVLRGMNKHLPVLGKGGNKSC from the coding sequence ATGAGTGTAGCAATGATGGGAGCTTTGGAACAAGGATTATTATTTGCTGTAATGGCTTTAGGTGTTTATCTTACGTTTCGCATTCTTAACTTTCCTGATCTAACAGTAGATGGGAGCTTTGCCTTAGGTGGAGCAATGGCAGCTACCTTGATTTCGGAAGGAACAAATCCTGTATTAGCTACTTTAGTTGCCACAGGAGGTGGAGCATTAGCGGGAGCTTTTACAGGAGTACTTACTACGAAGGGGAAAATTAACGGGCTACTTGCAGGGATTTTAACCATGATTGCCCTATACTCGATTAATTTACGAATCATGGGTAAATCAAATGTTCCCCTATTACGTGAAACGACACTGTACTCAATAGCAAAGGATATGTCTATTCCAGACTTCACGGTGAATGGTATTACATTGTTTTCAGGAGTTGCGTTCCTTTTCCTAGGTGGAGTTTTTCTCTTAAAAGGAATCTTGGATTATTTTTTACATTCTGATATAGGGCTTGATCTGCGTGCTACGGGAGATAACCCAACTATGATACGGAGCTATGGTGTTGGTACGGATGGAACGTTAATTATGGGACTGGCCCTATCTAATGCACTCGTGGCCTTATCTGGGGCGCTGATTGCCCAATTTCAAGGGTTTGGCGATGTAAACATGGGAATCGGTATGATTATCATTGGACTCGCCTCTGTTATTATTGGAGAAGTGATTGTTGGCGATAAGAGTATCATGAGAGCTACATTTGCAGTTATTATGGGCTCCTTATTGTACCGATTTGTCATTGCTTATGCACTAAAAGTTGGTCTGTCACCTGGGGATATGAAGCTGATTACCGCTTTACTAGTGATTGTGGCACTTACTTTACCGAATGTATTGCGTGGGATGAATAAGCACCTGCCTGTCTTAGGTAAAGGAGGGAATAAATCATGCTAA
- a CDS encoding GntP family permease — translation MLLEIVAILVSLSLLMFFAYRGYPVIVFAPIFTLLAVALSGLALLPSYTETFMSNAANYIKAFFPVFLLGAIFGKVMELNGAAGSIAQTIVKGLGAKRAVLSIVLACAILTYGGVSLFVVAFAVYPFAAALFREANIPKRLIPGTIALGAFTFTMDALPGTPQIQNIIPTNYFGTDAYAAPLVGIVGAFLIFLGGMLWLEKRRNQAAIAGEGYGDNHKNEPEAKETEKYPPIALAILPLLLVLLTNFLLSRGFIAVDSWYDPAMLNEKFKIENVKTVASSWALIIALLVGVISALAINVKTVHSKLAAGLTTAAMGALLAIFNTASEVGFGNVVKTLPGFQSIQGWILGASDHPLVSEALAVNVLSGMTGSASGGLSIALEVMGKQYVELANAANISPELLHRIASMASGGMDTLPHNGAVITLLAITGLTHRQSYKDIFVITVLKTVTVFLLAFVVSIF, via the coding sequence ATGCTGTTAGAGATCGTAGCGATCCTTGTATCTTTGAGTCTACTAATGTTTTTTGCATATCGAGGCTATCCCGTTATCGTATTTGCCCCCATTTTTACTCTGTTGGCTGTCGCTTTATCTGGCTTAGCGTTATTGCCAAGCTATACAGAGACATTCATGAGCAATGCAGCTAATTATATTAAGGCATTTTTCCCCGTCTTTTTATTGGGAGCGATTTTCGGTAAGGTGATGGAATTGAACGGAGCGGCTGGTTCTATCGCACAGACAATTGTCAAAGGATTAGGAGCAAAGCGTGCAGTGTTATCCATTGTATTAGCCTGTGCAATCCTTACCTATGGTGGCGTTTCCTTGTTCGTTGTAGCTTTTGCGGTCTATCCCTTTGCAGCAGCTCTTTTCCGGGAAGCGAATATCCCGAAACGCTTGATTCCGGGGACGATTGCTTTAGGAGCGTTTACATTTACCATGGATGCGTTACCCGGTACACCACAGATTCAAAACATTATCCCAACCAATTACTTTGGGACAGATGCCTATGCGGCTCCGCTAGTAGGAATTGTGGGAGCCTTCCTGATTTTTCTGGGCGGGATGCTGTGGTTGGAAAAACGTCGCAACCAGGCGGCTATAGCGGGAGAGGGATATGGTGACAATCATAAGAATGAGCCAGAAGCAAAAGAAACTGAAAAATATCCTCCTATTGCCTTGGCTATCTTGCCTTTGTTGCTGGTGCTTCTCACTAATTTTCTGTTAAGCAGAGGATTCATTGCGGTCGATAGCTGGTATGATCCGGCTATGCTTAACGAAAAATTTAAGATTGAAAATGTGAAGACGGTAGCTTCTTCATGGGCTTTGATCATTGCGTTGTTAGTAGGGGTTATTTCAGCTTTAGCTATCAATGTAAAAACGGTGCACAGCAAGCTAGCGGCAGGTCTTACAACAGCAGCCATGGGGGCTTTGCTTGCCATCTTTAACACGGCCTCTGAGGTGGGCTTTGGGAACGTGGTAAAGACATTGCCCGGCTTTCAAAGCATTCAGGGTTGGATTTTGGGAGCAAGTGATCATCCATTGGTCTCTGAGGCCTTAGCGGTAAATGTACTGTCTGGAATGACTGGTTCCGCCTCTGGTGGTTTGTCGATTGCCTTGGAGGTAATGGGCAAACAGTATGTAGAGCTAGCAAATGCCGCTAATATTTCCCCAGAACTCCTACATCGGATTGCTTCCATGGCCTCAGGGGGGATGGATACGCTGCCTCATAATGGTGCTGTCATTACATTATTGGCTATCACGGGGCTTACGCATCGTCAGTCCTACAAGGATATTTTTGTTATTACTGTTTTGAAGACAGTAACGGTTTTCCTATTGGCTTTCGTGGTTTCCATTTTCTAA
- a CDS encoding 3-hydroxybutyrate dehydrogenase, with amino-acid sequence MLDQRVAFITGAASGIGYEMARHFAKEGAIIAIADLNAGAVAASTERLRQQGYKVIGLPCDVSNEEQVAASVQRVVEEYGRLEILINNAGLQHVSSIEEFPTERFELLLKVMLVGPFLGIKHAFPIMKQQGYGRILNMSSINGLIGFAGKAAYNSAKHGVIGLTKVAALEGAVHGITVNALCPGYVDTPLVQNQLKDLAITRNVPLEKVLEEVIYPLVPQKRLLSVEEIADYASMLVSDRLKGVTGIAAAIDGGYTAQ; translated from the coding sequence TTGCTAGATCAAAGAGTAGCATTCATCACTGGGGCTGCGAGCGGTATTGGTTATGAGATGGCTAGGCATTTTGCTAAGGAAGGAGCAATTATTGCCATCGCTGATCTGAATGCAGGAGCTGTTGCTGCGTCGACAGAGAGACTACGTCAGCAGGGGTATAAGGTGATCGGCTTACCCTGTGATGTTTCAAATGAGGAGCAGGTTGCAGCCAGCGTCCAACGAGTTGTCGAAGAGTATGGCAGATTGGAGATTTTAATCAATAATGCTGGTCTACAGCATGTGTCTTCAATTGAGGAATTTCCGACAGAGCGTTTTGAGCTACTGCTAAAGGTCATGCTAGTGGGGCCTTTTCTAGGCATTAAGCATGCTTTCCCTATTATGAAACAGCAGGGATACGGTCGGATTTTAAATATGTCATCCATAAATGGGCTTATCGGATTTGCTGGAAAAGCGGCCTACAACAGTGCCAAGCATGGAGTAATTGGATTGACGAAAGTAGCCGCGTTAGAGGGAGCAGTACATGGGATTACAGTAAATGCCTTGTGTCCCGGCTATGTTGACACTCCTTTAGTACAAAATCAACTGAAGGATTTGGCTATTACTCGTAACGTACCTTTAGAAAAAGTATTGGAGGAAGTCATTTACCCTTTAGTTCCTCAGAAGAGATTGTTGTCCGTTGAGGAGATTGCAGACTATGCCTCTATGCTGGTAAGCGATAGATTAAAGGGAGTGACAGGCATTGCCGCCGCTATTGATGGCGGATATACCGCTCAGTAA
- the adhE gene encoding bifunctional acetaldehyde-CoA/alcohol dehydrogenase has translation MSNEVKVQEQAKEEAVKTMIDTLVENGNQALKDFANYDQEQIDSIVKAMALAGLDKHVYLAKLAHEETGRGVFEDKMIKNIFSTEYIYNSIKKDKTVGLIREDEQNGIIEIAEPIGVVAGVTPVTNPTSTTMFKAIISIKTRNPIIFAFHPSAQKSSAEAARTLYEAAMKAGAPKNCIQWIDQPSLEATKQLMNHPGTALVLATGGAGMVKSAYSTGKPALGVGPGNVPCYIERTAVIERAVNDLILSKTFDNGMICASEQAVIVDAPIYERVKQLMISNNCHFLTADEKAKVEKLVINENTCAVNADIVGKPAAVIAEMAGIHVDPETKILVAELTGVGPDHPLSREKLSPVLACYKVKNADEGFRRAEEMLEFGGLGHTAVIHTEDDDLMEAFGMRMKACRIVVNAPSSQGAIGDIYNEFIPSLTLGCGSYGRNSVSTNVSAVHMINVKKVAKRRVNMQWFKIPEKIYFEKNSIQYLHDMPDISRAVIVTDPAMVKLGYVDKVLRNLRSRSQYVHCKVFSDVEPDPSVTTVRKGTELMVDFRPDVIIALGGGSAMDAAKAMWLFYEYPNEEFQNLYQKFLDIRKRVYKFPKLGRLAKFVAIPTTSGTGSEVTPFAVITDREKNMKYPIADYELTPDVAILDPQFVMTVPKVITADTGMDVLTHAMEAYVSVMANDFTDGLALKAIQLIFEYLPRAYKDGGDEVARQKVHNASCIAGMAFANAFLGINHSLAHKLGAEFHIAHGRSNAILMPHVIRFNATVPNKFASFPRYEKFIAHERYAEIARLLGLPAKTTEEGVESLIQAVITLGKSLDIPMSIEANGVTKEDFEKEVDRLAVLAFEDQCTTANPKMPLVTELAEIYRNAFKGV, from the coding sequence ATGAGCAATGAAGTAAAAGTGCAGGAGCAAGCAAAAGAAGAGGCAGTAAAAACAATGATTGATACCTTGGTCGAGAATGGTAACCAAGCGTTAAAGGACTTTGCTAATTACGATCAGGAGCAAATAGACAGCATTGTAAAAGCAATGGCATTAGCCGGGTTAGATAAACACGTATATTTAGCAAAATTGGCTCATGAGGAAACAGGACGCGGTGTTTTTGAAGATAAGATGATCAAAAACATTTTCTCTACAGAATATATTTATAACAGCATTAAAAAGGATAAAACAGTTGGTCTTATCCGTGAAGATGAGCAGAATGGCATCATCGAAATAGCTGAACCGATTGGGGTAGTAGCAGGGGTTACACCAGTAACAAACCCGACCTCTACCACCATGTTCAAAGCAATCATTTCTATTAAAACACGAAACCCAATTATCTTCGCCTTCCATCCATCTGCACAGAAATCTAGTGCAGAAGCGGCGCGTACATTATATGAAGCAGCAATGAAAGCTGGTGCTCCAAAGAATTGCATTCAGTGGATCGATCAGCCTTCCCTAGAAGCAACCAAACAATTGATGAATCATCCAGGCACAGCTCTTGTATTAGCAACAGGTGGAGCCGGTATGGTGAAATCAGCTTATAGTACAGGGAAGCCGGCACTTGGTGTAGGTCCTGGTAACGTACCTTGCTATATTGAGCGGACTGCGGTAATCGAGCGTGCAGTAAATGATTTGATTTTATCCAAAACATTTGACAATGGTATGATTTGTGCTTCTGAGCAAGCCGTGATTGTTGATGCACCAATCTATGAACGAGTTAAACAACTGATGATCTCTAATAATTGTCACTTTTTGACGGCTGATGAAAAGGCCAAAGTGGAGAAATTGGTCATAAATGAAAATACATGCGCCGTTAATGCGGATATCGTAGGAAAACCAGCGGCGGTTATTGCAGAAATGGCTGGTATACATGTAGATCCGGAAACGAAAATTTTAGTAGCAGAATTGACAGGTGTAGGCCCTGACCATCCATTATCTCGTGAAAAATTAAGTCCTGTTCTTGCATGCTATAAGGTGAAAAATGCGGATGAAGGCTTCCGCCGTGCTGAAGAAATGCTTGAATTCGGCGGCTTGGGACATACAGCGGTTATCCATACAGAAGACGATGATCTTATGGAAGCATTCGGAATGAGAATGAAAGCTTGCCGTATCGTAGTGAATGCTCCATCTTCTCAAGGTGCAATCGGGGATATTTACAATGAATTCATCCCATCCCTAACGCTTGGTTGTGGTTCTTATGGTCGAAACTCTGTATCTACCAACGTTAGTGCTGTGCATATGATCAACGTCAAAAAGGTGGCGAAACGACGCGTGAACATGCAATGGTTTAAGATTCCAGAGAAAATTTACTTTGAGAAAAATTCTATTCAATATCTGCATGATATGCCTGATATCTCTCGTGCTGTAATTGTGACAGACCCAGCTATGGTAAAACTAGGCTATGTAGATAAGGTATTGAGAAATCTGCGCAGTCGTTCTCAATACGTCCATTGCAAAGTGTTTAGCGACGTAGAGCCAGATCCATCTGTAACAACTGTACGGAAAGGAACCGAGCTCATGGTGGATTTCCGTCCTGATGTGATCATTGCATTAGGTGGCGGTTCTGCGATGGACGCAGCGAAAGCGATGTGGTTGTTCTATGAATATCCAAATGAAGAATTCCAAAACCTATACCAAAAATTCTTGGATATCCGTAAACGCGTTTATAAATTCCCTAAACTAGGTCGCTTAGCTAAATTCGTAGCGATTCCTACCACCTCTGGTACTGGTTCTGAGGTAACACCATTTGCGGTAATTACTGACCGTGAGAAAAACATGAAATATCCAATTGCTGATTATGAATTGACTCCTGATGTGGCGATCCTTGATCCGCAATTTGTAATGACTGTACCAAAGGTAATCACTGCTGATACTGGTATGGACGTCCTTACTCACGCGATGGAAGCGTATGTATCTGTAATGGCAAATGATTTCACAGATGGTCTGGCATTAAAAGCCATTCAACTTATCTTTGAATACTTGCCACGTGCCTATAAAGACGGTGGAGACGAGGTCGCCCGTCAAAAGGTCCACAATGCATCTTGCATAGCAGGTATGGCTTTTGCGAACGCATTCCTTGGTATCAACCACAGCTTAGCACACAAGTTGGGGGCTGAATTCCATATTGCACACGGTCGTTCCAATGCGATTTTAATGCCACATGTTATTCGCTTTAATGCGACTGTTCCGAATAAATTCGCATCTTTCCCTCGATATGAAAAGTTCATAGCACATGAGCGCTACGCAGAAATCGCTCGGTTGTTAGGACTTCCTGCTAAAACAACAGAAGAGGGTGTAGAAAGTTTAATTCAAGCCGTCATTACATTAGGAAAATCTTTAGATATCCCAATGAGCATTGAAGCGAATGGAGTAACGAAAGAAGACTTCGAAAAAGAAGTGGATCGCTTAGCAGTTCTCGCATTCGAAGACCAATGCACTACGGCTAACCCTAAAATGCCATTAGTTACTGAGCTTGCAGAGATTTACCGAAACGCATTCAAAGGCGTGTAG
- a CDS encoding CAP domain-containing protein has product MKKNWMSKTVFALAVGMAVSGVATSAFAASPVCAVKNLPAKQDIASLTELLNQKQGKSKDCLPTDLLNSLLNQTKDKDNSIFQKLKNIEDSGTKSPSAPKIENRFADDSDEASVDKQKKPSMKQERKDKASKENVSADASAMVNEVVDIVNKERDKAGLKPLSMDTELAKMATDKAKDMADNNYFDHDSPTFGSPFNMMDQYKISYQTAGENIAEGQRSAEEVMKDWMGSDGHRENIMNSSFTKIGVGYYNGYWVQEFIG; this is encoded by the coding sequence ATGAAGAAAAATTGGATGTCTAAAACGGTATTTGCATTGGCAGTAGGAATGGCAGTAAGTGGTGTCGCTACGTCTGCATTTGCTGCTTCTCCAGTATGCGCGGTAAAAAATCTACCAGCCAAACAAGATATTGCTTCATTGACTGAATTACTTAATCAAAAGCAAGGGAAATCCAAGGATTGCCTTCCTACAGATCTATTAAATAGCCTATTAAATCAAACGAAAGATAAGGACAACTCCATTTTTCAAAAGTTAAAAAACATTGAAGATTCGGGCACTAAATCACCTTCTGCACCAAAGATTGAAAACAGATTTGCTGACGATTCCGATGAAGCTTCTGTAGACAAACAGAAAAAACCTTCTATGAAACAAGAGAGAAAAGATAAAGCTTCAAAAGAAAACGTATCTGCTGACGCAAGCGCAATGGTGAACGAAGTAGTAGATATCGTAAACAAAGAACGTGATAAAGCTGGTCTGAAACCACTTAGCATGGATACAGAGCTAGCTAAAATGGCAACAGACAAAGCAAAAGACATGGCAGACAACAATTATTTCGACCATGATAGCCCAACCTTCGGATCTCCATTTAACATGATGGATCAGTATAAGATTTCCTACCAAACAGCGGGCGAAAACATCGCTGAAGGCCAACGTTCTGCTGAAGAAGTAATGAAAGACTGGATGGGCAGCGACGGACACCGTGAAAACATCATGAATTCTTCCTTTACAAAAATCGGAGTAGGATACTACAACGGTTACTGGGTACAAGAATTCATCGGATAA
- a CDS encoding ABC transporter substrate-binding protein, translated as MRKVTGFIMSIGLALSLAACGAAPTAKQEGVTAAGQDTSDKQVKIGVSQFVQHPALDSIYQGIKDGLKDKGFEEGKNLEVDYQNANGELNNTITIAQKFASDKKDVAVAIATPSAQSLAKAIEDVPVVFTTVTDPVSAGLVPSLDKPDKNVTGTSDKLSMEVQLQLVQKFIPTIKKIGVIYTTSEVNAEVQVKDLQAAGQKMGIEVVPAGISSQNEVQMGAQSLLGKVEAIFIPIDNTVVASIEGVLGVAEKAKVPVFASDMDTVKRGAVATYGIDYYKMGKQTGEMVARILNGQSVANTPVEVGKDTELVINEKAAQKFGLTISDDLRKEAKEIVK; from the coding sequence ATGAGAAAAGTAACAGGTTTTATTATGTCTATTGGATTAGCGTTGTCATTAGCTGCATGTGGTGCTGCACCAACTGCAAAGCAGGAGGGAGTAACAGCAGCTGGACAAGATACATCAGATAAGCAGGTCAAAATTGGTGTATCCCAATTTGTACAGCATCCTGCCCTAGATTCCATTTATCAAGGAATTAAGGATGGATTAAAAGATAAAGGCTTTGAAGAGGGTAAAAATCTGGAAGTAGATTATCAGAACGCAAACGGCGAACTGAATAATACCATCACAATTGCTCAGAAATTTGCGAGCGACAAGAAAGACGTGGCAGTGGCGATTGCTACTCCGTCCGCTCAATCGTTGGCTAAAGCTATTGAAGATGTTCCAGTAGTATTTACTACAGTGACAGATCCTGTATCAGCAGGATTAGTGCCTTCTTTAGATAAACCAGATAAGAATGTAACAGGAACTTCTGATAAATTGTCAATGGAAGTGCAGTTGCAGCTCGTTCAAAAGTTCATTCCTACCATCAAAAAAATCGGTGTCATCTATACTACATCAGAAGTAAATGCAGAGGTTCAGGTTAAGGATTTACAGGCGGCTGGTCAAAAAATGGGTATCGAAGTAGTCCCAGCAGGCATCAGTAGTCAAAATGAAGTGCAAATGGGCGCTCAATCCTTACTTGGCAAAGTGGAAGCTATTTTTATCCCGATTGATAATACAGTGGTTGCTTCCATTGAAGGCGTGCTTGGTGTAGCGGAGAAGGCTAAAGTACCGGTGTTTGCATCCGATATGGATACGGTAAAACGCGGTGCAGTGGCTACGTATGGCATTGATTATTACAAGATGGGCAAACAGACCGGGGAAATGGTCGCGCGTATTCTGAATGGTCAGAGTGTGGCAAATACACCGGTTGAAGTTGGAAAGGATACCGAATTGGTCATTAACGAGAAGGCTGCTCAAAAGTTTGGTTTGACTATTTCAGATGATTTGCGTAAAGAAGCGAAAGAAATCGTGAAATAA
- a CDS encoding sigma-54 interaction domain-containing protein codes for MVFQTAASSEYLKLVEDVFEQAYECIVVTNPEGIILMMNHTYRNFIGIANPIGRHVTSVIENTRMHIVAKTGLAELAEVQRINGRDMIANRVPIYRDGNMIAVLGTVLFQDVRQLHALSATVDQLKQELDYYKGELQRKLGAVYRFEQIVSTSDLMNKCKELAMKVAKSNTTVLITGESGTGKELFAHAIHAASQRAMGPFIRVNCAAIPDNLLESELFGYEEGAFTGALRKGKKGKFELADRGTILLDEIGDMPLALQAKLLRVLQEKEVERVGASRPISLDVRVIASTNKDMFALMKAGKFREDLFYRLHVVTLTIPPLRDRLEDLPHLVESIQEQLMESTGIVVKGMDEEVWELLRYHRWPGNVRELRNVLERAMHMMEGSWIRAEHILLPTSTSGNPMIQSRVPILKDWLAKAEREALLRAVQLTGGNKREAAKLLGISKSSFYHKWERLIDRQMQQVKQ; via the coding sequence ATGGTTTTTCAGACCGCAGCATCGTCGGAATACCTAAAACTAGTAGAGGATGTATTTGAACAAGCATATGAATGTATAGTGGTCACTAATCCAGAAGGCATCATTCTAATGATGAATCATACATATCGGAATTTCATCGGGATAGCTAATCCAATCGGCAGACATGTTACTTCAGTCATTGAGAATACGCGCATGCATATAGTAGCTAAGACCGGATTAGCTGAATTGGCTGAGGTTCAACGGATTAACGGCCGTGATATGATAGCGAACCGTGTCCCTATTTATCGGGATGGGAACATGATTGCTGTGCTGGGAACTGTTCTGTTTCAGGATGTACGGCAGCTTCACGCTTTGTCTGCTACTGTCGATCAATTAAAACAAGAATTAGATTACTATAAAGGCGAATTGCAAAGAAAGCTGGGAGCAGTTTATCGTTTTGAACAGATTGTTAGCACCAGCGACTTAATGAATAAATGTAAGGAATTGGCGATGAAGGTTGCTAAAAGCAATACAACTGTACTTATTACGGGAGAGAGCGGGACGGGCAAAGAACTATTTGCGCATGCTATTCATGCGGCAAGTCAGCGAGCGATGGGACCATTTATTCGGGTAAATTGCGCGGCAATCCCAGATAATTTATTGGAGTCCGAGTTGTTTGGATACGAGGAGGGAGCATTTACAGGAGCTCTGCGCAAAGGGAAAAAAGGGAAATTTGAGCTAGCTGATCGAGGTACAATCCTGCTAGATGAGATTGGGGATATGCCACTCGCTCTACAAGCCAAGCTCTTACGCGTTTTGCAAGAAAAAGAAGTAGAGCGAGTCGGAGCAAGTCGACCAATCTCATTAGATGTACGAGTGATTGCTTCTACGAATAAAGATATGTTTGCTTTAATGAAAGCGGGAAAGTTTCGCGAGGATTTATTTTACCGCTTGCACGTTGTTACCCTTACCATACCGCCGCTTCGTGATAGGTTAGAAGACTTGCCGCATTTGGTAGAGAGTATACAAGAGCAACTGATGGAGTCAACGGGGATTGTTGTGAAAGGGATGGATGAAGAGGTATGGGAGCTGTTACGTTATCACCGCTGGCCTGGCAACGTAAGAGAGCTGCGCAATGTATTGGAGCGTGCCATGCATATGATGGAGGGGAGTTGGATTCGGGCCGAGCATATTTTGCTGCCAACATCCACATCAGGAAACCCAATGATACAGAGTAGAGTTCCTATTCTTAAAGATTGGTTAGCAAAGGCTGAACGAGAGGCGTTGCTACGGGCCGTTCAACTAACTGGGGGAAATAAACGGGAGGCAGCAAAACTGCTCGGAATTAGTAAATCCAGCTTTTATCATAAGTGGGAGAGGCTAATTGACAGGCAAATGCAACAAGTGAAGCAGTAA
- a CDS encoding HesB/YadR/YfhF family protein has translation MSITITPQALAWFKKDWGFKSGDFIRFFVRYGGGTSLHKSYSMGISKTEPNEIALSSTVEGMTFFFEQDDMWFIEDKSMTVDFNEALEEITFSFQ, from the coding sequence ATGTCCATTACCATTACACCACAGGCACTTGCTTGGTTCAAAAAAGACTGGGGCTTTAAATCAGGCGATTTCATTCGCTTTTTCGTCCGATACGGCGGAGGCACTAGCCTACATAAAAGCTATTCCATGGGGATTTCTAAAACCGAACCGAATGAGATTGCACTCTCCAGTACGGTTGAAGGCATGACCTTCTTTTTTGAACAAGATGATATGTGGTTTATTGAAGATAAAAGCATGACCGTTGATTTTAATGAAGCTTTAGAAGAAATTACGTTTTCTTTCCAATAA
- a CDS encoding ABC transporter ATP-binding protein, with product MLKLTDVSKLFYRGTVNEKIALQQIHLHLMPGDFVTVIGSNGAGKSTLLNMIGGALLPDGGQVCIDGKDVTRRGEHQRAKYIGRVFQDPMAGTAPHMTIEENLVIALARGERRLFRLGVTKSKRSFFREQLSILEQGLEDRLQAKVGLLSGGQRQALSLLMATLTKPKILLLDEHTAALDPKRAALITALTKRIVERDQLTTLMVTHNMEQALSLGNRLLMLHEGKIILDVGQEQKASMTTKELLQAFETARGESFTEDRYLLS from the coding sequence ATGCTAAAGCTAACAGATGTATCTAAGCTATTTTATAGAGGAACCGTAAACGAGAAGATTGCTTTACAGCAAATTCATTTACATTTGATGCCGGGTGATTTTGTAACCGTAATAGGCAGTAATGGAGCGGGTAAATCAACATTGCTAAATATGATCGGCGGAGCCTTGTTGCCGGATGGTGGACAAGTATGTATTGATGGGAAAGATGTAACACGCAGGGGAGAGCATCAACGCGCCAAATATATAGGTCGAGTATTCCAAGACCCAATGGCGGGAACCGCACCTCATATGACTATTGAGGAAAATCTAGTTATCGCACTAGCGCGAGGGGAGCGGAGATTGTTCCGACTAGGGGTCACGAAGTCAAAACGGAGCTTCTTTCGCGAACAACTGAGCATTTTGGAGCAAGGGCTAGAAGATCGCTTGCAGGCTAAGGTGGGTCTATTGTCTGGAGGTCAACGTCAAGCTCTAAGCTTGTTAATGGCAACCCTGACTAAGCCAAAAATCTTGCTATTAGATGAGCACACCGCAGCGCTTGATCCGAAGCGGGCAGCACTGATAACAGCACTGACTAAGCGAATTGTCGAACGTGATCAGCTAACGACTCTCATGGTCACACATAACATGGAGCAGGCACTTTCGCTAGGAAATCGATTGCTGATGCTGCATGAGGGCAAAATTATTTTGGACGTAGGGCAGGAGCAAAAAGCTAGCATGACGACAAAAGAGCTGTTACAGGCTTTTGAAACAGCGCGGGGCGAGAGCTTTACAGAGGATCGATATTTACTGTCGTAA